One window from the genome of Candidatus Didemnitutus sp. encodes:
- a CDS encoding response regulator: protein MTAPTNAPFNAAKKGAVLLVDDERPLIALYAEALAPYFECDLAGSAREAGFMLHKKQYKVIVCDHLMPGGNGLSFLVHVREEYPNTQRILVTGYMKPEMLLRSVNEAALYRYLLKPVSLPELVKTVQEAAKLHDQAVAAS from the coding sequence ATGACAGCCCCGACCAACGCTCCGTTCAACGCGGCGAAGAAAGGTGCGGTTCTGCTCGTGGACGACGAGCGGCCGCTGATCGCACTCTACGCGGAGGCGTTGGCGCCGTATTTCGAGTGCGATCTCGCCGGGTCGGCGCGCGAGGCGGGCTTCATGCTGCACAAGAAGCAATACAAGGTGATCGTGTGCGACCACCTGATGCCCGGCGGCAACGGCCTGAGTTTTCTCGTGCATGTGCGCGAGGAGTATCCGAACACGCAGCGCATCCTCGTCACCGGCTACATGAAGCCGGAGATGCTGCTGCGCAGCGTGAACGAGGCGGCGCTCTATCGCTACTTGCTCAAGCCGGTGTCGCTGCCGGAGCTGGTGAAAACCGTCCAGGAGGCCGCCAAGCTGCACGATCAGGCGGTCGCCGCGTCCTGA
- a CDS encoding response regulator, whose amino-acid sequence MSEAATRKPVVLLLDDELELRMVMARMLEDQFEVEGAANVEEARMLLASRPFDALVCDHMMPGAMQGLDFLVQAMTVQPNAKRILMTGYMNPELLARGVTLAQLSAVLLKPCSAQHIRKALHDALGLSA is encoded by the coding sequence ATGTCCGAAGCCGCCACCAGGAAGCCGGTGGTGTTGCTGCTCGACGACGAGCTCGAGCTGCGAATGGTGATGGCGCGGATGCTCGAGGATCAATTCGAGGTCGAGGGCGCGGCCAACGTGGAGGAAGCGCGGATGCTGCTCGCGTCGCGGCCGTTCGATGCGCTCGTTTGCGACCACATGATGCCGGGCGCGATGCAAGGGTTGGATTTCCTTGTGCAGGCGATGACGGTGCAGCCGAATGCGAAGCGGATTTTGATGACGGGCTACATGAACCCGGAATTGCTCGCGCGCGGCGTGACGCTGGCGCAGCTCAGCGCCGTGCTGCTGAAGCCGTGTTCCGCGCAACACATCCGCAAGGCGCTGCATGATGCGTTGGGGTTGAGTGCGTGA
- the eno gene encoding phosphopyruvate hydratase, translating to MNTTITAITAREIIDSRGNPTVEVDVRLASGQLGRAAVPSGASTGEHEAIELRDGDKKRYGGKGTLKAVANVKAKIAPALLGMDATDQVGVDKAMLKLDGTSTKSKLGANAILGVSMATAKAAAGALNQPLYKYLGGPNAKVLPVPMMNIMNGGAHSDAPIDFQEFMIMPTGAKSFSEGLRMGCEVFHSLKKVLKEKGLATAVGDEGGFAPKLESAEAALDAIALAVKNAGYKLGKDINLALDVASSEFYLKDKKSYIFKKSSGQILTGDEMVEFYKKLTSKYPIISIEDGCAEGDWTTWKKLTDAIGDRVQLVGDDLFVTNTEFLKKGIETGTANSILVKVNQIGSLTETFDAVEMAKEANYTAVISHRSGETEDVTIADIAVATNAGQIKTGSLCRTDRVAKYNQLLRIEEELGKSAIYGGKL from the coding sequence ATGAATACCACCATCACCGCCATCACCGCCCGCGAGATCATCGACTCCCGCGGCAATCCCACTGTCGAGGTCGACGTTCGCCTCGCCTCCGGCCAACTCGGCCGCGCCGCCGTGCCCTCGGGCGCCTCCACCGGCGAACACGAGGCCATCGAGCTCCGCGACGGTGACAAGAAGCGCTACGGCGGCAAAGGCACGCTCAAGGCCGTCGCCAACGTGAAGGCCAAGATCGCCCCCGCCCTCCTCGGCATGGACGCCACCGACCAGGTCGGCGTCGACAAGGCGATGCTCAAGCTCGACGGCACCTCGACCAAGTCGAAGCTCGGCGCTAACGCCATCCTCGGCGTCTCCATGGCCACCGCCAAAGCCGCTGCCGGCGCGCTGAACCAGCCGCTCTACAAATACCTCGGCGGCCCGAACGCGAAGGTCCTCCCCGTTCCGATGATGAACATCATGAACGGTGGCGCGCACTCCGACGCCCCGATCGATTTCCAGGAATTCATGATCATGCCCACCGGCGCGAAGTCCTTCTCCGAAGGCCTCCGCATGGGCTGCGAAGTTTTCCACTCGTTGAAAAAGGTGCTCAAGGAAAAGGGCCTCGCCACCGCCGTCGGTGACGAAGGCGGCTTCGCTCCGAAGCTCGAGTCCGCCGAGGCGGCCCTCGACGCCATCGCCCTCGCGGTGAAGAACGCCGGCTACAAGCTCGGCAAGGACATCAACCTCGCCCTCGACGTCGCCTCCTCCGAGTTCTACCTCAAGGACAAGAAGTCCTATATCTTCAAGAAGTCCTCCGGCCAGATCCTCACCGGCGACGAGATGGTCGAGTTCTACAAGAAACTCACCTCGAAGTATCCCATCATCTCCATCGAAGACGGCTGCGCCGAAGGCGACTGGACCACCTGGAAGAAGCTCACCGACGCCATCGGCGACCGCGTGCAGCTCGTCGGCGACGACCTGTTCGTCACCAACACCGAGTTCCTCAAGAAGGGCATCGAGACCGGCACCGCTAACTCGATCCTCGTCAAAGTGAACCAGATCGGCTCGCTCACCGAGACCTTCGACGCCGTCGAGATGGCCAAGGAAGCCAACTACACCGCCGTCATCTCGCACCGCTCGGGCGAGACCGAGGACGTCACCATCGCCGACATCGCCGTCGCGACCAACGCCGGCCAGATCAAGACTGGCTCCCTCTGCCGCACCGACCGCGTCGCGAAATACAACCAGCTCCTCCGCATCGAGGAAGAGCTCGGCAAGTCCGCGATCTACGGCGGCAAGCTCTGA
- the hisS gene encoding histidine--tRNA ligase, whose amino-acid sequence MAGFQSLPGFREFYPEDFSRRQHIFRVWRQAATSYGFQEYDAPVLEPLELYTTKSGDEIEGQLFSFTDKGGRDVSLRPEMTPTVCRLVGAKAGALKRPIKWFSIAEFYRYERAQKGRLRAFNQFNADIFGEAGPEAEIELIALLIQCMTGFGLTKDDFYVRLSDRDLWFFYLEALGFNDAQSRGILGAIDRYEKMGDDAFKGYVEVHGALADDKKTRVLAFLQIKTLADLEVALAPFASEKLNTRLADWRKVLGGLAAMGLSDFVSVDLAVVRGLAYYTGFVFEAFDRKGDLRALAGGGRYNDLVKKLGYADLPAVGFAIGDVTTGLLLEQRGLAPTFVNAPDIYAVIGGEAERAAAFADIRALRAAGWRVEYPLKDVAFGKQFKAAAESGAKLALIYGGDELAKGVVKIRDLTDRSEREVPRDRVAEAVRDALGGH is encoded by the coding sequence ATGGCCGGTTTTCAGTCCCTTCCAGGCTTCCGGGAATTTTATCCGGAAGACTTCTCTCGTCGTCAGCACATCTTCCGCGTCTGGCGCCAAGCCGCCACCAGCTACGGCTTTCAGGAATACGACGCGCCCGTCCTCGAGCCGCTCGAGCTCTACACCACGAAGTCCGGCGACGAGATCGAGGGCCAGCTCTTCTCCTTCACGGACAAGGGTGGCCGCGACGTCTCACTGCGCCCGGAGATGACACCGACGGTGTGCCGCTTGGTTGGCGCCAAGGCCGGCGCGCTGAAGCGGCCGATCAAGTGGTTTAGCATCGCGGAATTTTATCGCTACGAGCGCGCGCAAAAGGGCCGCCTCCGCGCCTTCAACCAATTCAACGCCGACATCTTCGGCGAAGCCGGGCCCGAAGCGGAAATCGAACTCATCGCGCTGCTCATCCAGTGCATGACCGGTTTCGGCCTCACGAAGGACGATTTCTACGTCCGCCTCAGCGACCGCGATCTGTGGTTTTTCTACCTCGAGGCGCTCGGTTTCAACGACGCGCAATCGCGCGGCATCCTCGGCGCGATCGACCGCTACGAGAAGATGGGCGACGATGCCTTCAAGGGTTACGTCGAGGTGCACGGCGCGCTCGCCGACGACAAGAAAACGCGCGTGCTCGCGTTTCTTCAGATCAAGACGCTTGCCGACCTCGAAGTCGCGCTCGCGCCGTTCGCATCGGAAAAGCTGAACACGCGCCTCGCCGACTGGCGCAAGGTCCTCGGCGGCCTCGCCGCGATGGGCCTGAGCGACTTCGTGAGCGTCGACCTCGCTGTCGTGCGCGGTCTCGCTTACTACACCGGCTTCGTGTTCGAGGCGTTCGACCGTAAAGGTGACCTGCGCGCGCTCGCCGGTGGCGGCCGCTACAACGATCTCGTCAAGAAACTCGGCTACGCGGATCTGCCCGCGGTCGGTTTCGCCATCGGCGACGTCACGACCGGCCTGCTGCTCGAGCAGCGCGGTCTCGCGCCGACTTTCGTCAACGCGCCGGACATCTATGCCGTCATCGGCGGCGAAGCGGAACGCGCGGCGGCGTTCGCCGACATCCGCGCGCTGCGTGCGGCCGGTTGGCGCGTCGAGTATCCGCTCAAGGACGTCGCCTTCGGCAAACAGTTCAAGGCCGCCGCCGAGTCTGGCGCGAAGCTCGCGCTGATCTATGGCGGCGATGAACTCGCCAAGGGCGTGGTGAAAATCCGCGACTTGACCGATCGCTCCGAACGCGAAGTGCCACGCGACCGCGTCGCCGAGGCGGTGCGAGACGCGTTGGGCGGACACTGA
- the ubiE gene encoding bifunctional demethylmenaquinone methyltransferase/2-methoxy-6-polyprenyl-1,4-benzoquinol methylase UbiE, with product MPDANAVRSMFSRIAGRYDVANHLLSGGVDFWWRRVLVRRVHDTAPRDILDLATGSGDVAFALADGLPPGVRITGMDFCQPMLDEAVKKREGSSRWQPIDFRQGDGMALPLGDAQFDALTISFGLRNMADRHKSLTEMRRVLRPGGRLFVLEFSQPFAWFRPVYYTYLKFVLPSIAAVVTGDRGAYEYLCGSIEQFPDREAMSAEIMRAGFRSVRATPLTFGIVALHEAQV from the coding sequence ATGCCCGACGCCAACGCAGTTCGCTCCATGTTCTCCCGCATCGCGGGACGCTATGATGTCGCGAATCACCTGCTGAGCGGCGGCGTGGATTTCTGGTGGCGTCGCGTGCTCGTGCGCCGGGTCCACGACACCGCTCCGCGCGACATCCTCGATCTCGCAACTGGCAGTGGCGACGTGGCTTTCGCGCTCGCGGACGGTTTGCCGCCCGGCGTGCGCATCACGGGCATGGACTTTTGCCAGCCGATGCTCGACGAGGCGGTGAAGAAGCGCGAAGGCAGCTCGCGCTGGCAGCCGATCGATTTTCGCCAAGGCGACGGCATGGCGCTGCCGCTCGGCGACGCGCAATTCGACGCGCTCACGATTTCCTTCGGTCTGCGCAACATGGCCGACCGCCACAAGTCGCTGACGGAGATGCGGCGCGTGCTGCGACCCGGCGGCCGTCTGTTCGTGCTCGAATTCTCGCAACCGTTCGCGTGGTTCCGGCCGGTTTACTACACGTATCTCAAATTCGTGCTGCCTTCCATCGCCGCGGTCGTGACCGGCGATCGAGGCGCCTACGAATATCTCTGCGGCTCGATCGAACAGTTCCCGGATCGCGAGGCGATGAGCGCCGAGATCATGCGCGCGGGTTTCCGCAGCGTGCGCGCGACGCCGCTGACGTTCGGCATTGTTGCGCTGCACGAAGCGCAGGTCTGA
- the rpoN gene encoding RNA polymerase factor sigma-54: protein MSGPGFSQSFQQRQTQQLVLAPQMRQSLKILQVAALDLRATIQEELQANPTLEELPTEGVSLERDTRNSDSDASADGGATEAMDFSKDKDLEILGKLNDDWRDHLSDTGGVRQMSPEEDERRQHFLESLTSETSLSEHLIQQAELADAPFEVKTAMKFLVGSLDDRGFLTSSLSDIAMMSGLPLDVVQQASKLLRTFDPPGIGAADLGDSLLIQLAHKGREKSVAARIIRDHFELLVRRRIPDLARKMGLPPETIQEAIEEIGTLDPSPGRRFADDSNRVVVPDVTVEKEGTEWKIQLNADYIPRLRLSNTYKDLIAKGTLNKQERDYLREKLRSGKFIINAIEQRQRTIERITREIIKHQTEFFEEGVSKLKPLTMTQIADIIGVHETTVSRAVANKYMKTPHGVFDMKFFFTSGYQSDAGEAVANTSVKEMIADIVAGEDPGAPLSDQDIVGVLVGKGLKIARRTVAKYREELGLLPSNLRRRYD, encoded by the coding sequence ATGAGTGGTCCGGGTTTCTCACAAAGCTTCCAGCAGCGGCAGACGCAGCAACTCGTGCTTGCGCCGCAAATGCGGCAGTCGCTGAAGATTCTCCAAGTCGCCGCGCTCGACCTGCGCGCCACGATCCAGGAAGAACTCCAAGCCAACCCCACGCTCGAGGAACTCCCCACCGAGGGCGTCAGCCTCGAACGCGACACGCGCAACTCCGACTCCGATGCCTCCGCCGACGGCGGCGCCACCGAGGCGATGGATTTTTCGAAAGACAAGGACCTCGAGATCCTCGGCAAACTCAACGACGACTGGCGCGATCACCTCAGCGACACCGGCGGCGTCCGCCAGATGTCGCCCGAGGAAGACGAGCGCCGCCAGCACTTCCTCGAATCGCTCACCTCCGAAACCTCGCTCTCCGAGCACCTCATCCAGCAAGCCGAGCTCGCCGACGCGCCCTTCGAGGTGAAGACCGCGATGAAGTTCCTCGTCGGCTCGCTCGACGACCGCGGCTTCCTCACCTCGTCGCTCTCGGACATCGCCATGATGTCCGGCCTGCCGCTCGACGTCGTGCAGCAGGCCTCGAAGCTTCTCCGCACCTTCGATCCGCCCGGCATCGGCGCCGCCGACCTCGGCGACAGCCTCCTCATCCAGCTCGCGCACAAAGGCCGCGAGAAATCCGTCGCCGCCCGCATCATCCGCGATCACTTCGAGCTCCTCGTCCGTCGCCGCATCCCCGACCTTGCGCGCAAGATGGGCCTGCCGCCCGAGACGATCCAGGAAGCCATCGAGGAAATCGGCACGCTCGACCCGTCGCCCGGCCGGCGCTTCGCCGACGACTCGAACCGCGTCGTCGTCCCCGACGTCACCGTCGAGAAGGAAGGCACCGAGTGGAAAATCCAGCTCAACGCCGACTACATTCCGCGCCTCCGCCTCTCGAACACCTACAAGGATCTCATCGCGAAAGGCACGCTCAACAAACAGGAGCGCGACTACCTCCGCGAGAAGCTCCGCTCGGGCAAATTCATCATCAACGCCATCGAGCAACGCCAGCGCACGATCGAGCGCATCACGCGCGAGATCATCAAGCACCAGACGGAATTCTTCGAGGAAGGCGTCTCGAAACTGAAGCCGCTCACGATGACGCAGATCGCGGACATCATCGGCGTGCACGAGACAACCGTCAGCCGCGCCGTCGCGAACAAATACATGAAGACCCCGCACGGCGTCTTCGACATGAAGTTCTTCTTCACCTCCGGCTACCAATCCGACGCCGGTGAAGCCGTCGCCAACACGAGCGTGAAGGAAATGATCGCCGACATCGTCGCCGGCGAAGACCCCGGCGCCCCGCTCAGCGACCAGGACATCGTCGGCGTGCTCGTCGGCAAAGGCCTCAAGATCGCCCGCCGCACCGTCGCCAAATACCGCGAAGAACTCGGCCTCCTCCCGAGCAACCTGCGGCGCCGCTACGACTAA
- a CDS encoding choice-of-anchor A family protein, with product MHLLRRVALVCAVVLSTGLATRLHAQTVSEQALAAYDYYTRNYNVVTFGNLSLNGTHTDGGIAVGGNLTVSNGSIIAMQDSPSIGSDPSLYVNGQIILAGNAQFNRGYAATPNLSNSLTWTYDPQNNQNQRALTNGTYTLSYNTSDAQAYVDPRTLSAPAGWNWSTAQSALIDASATLAAATVNGTATIAGQTLTFTSNSSGVVVFNIDASKIVNGIYDINNDGFYDQNNERLSNIQANLNADQYFVVNVTNATSADGSKILFDGVNNFNSGTNNDHLLWNIIPDGNSGTADILNLGTNFYGSILAPLVDVQSNNRYLNGQFVGNSLTQTSAEIHYAGGYSAPVSFSPVPEPSAYAVLIAVLGGVGFVWHRRRSHRTDAS from the coding sequence ATGCATCTCCTGCGTCGCGTCGCCCTCGTCTGCGCCGTGGTCCTCTCCACCGGACTCGCGACGCGACTGCACGCCCAAACGGTGAGCGAACAGGCACTGGCCGCCTACGATTACTACACGCGGAACTACAATGTCGTCACCTTCGGCAACCTGTCGCTCAACGGCACGCACACCGACGGCGGCATCGCGGTCGGCGGCAATCTCACGGTGAGCAACGGCTCCATCATCGCGATGCAGGACTCGCCCTCGATCGGCTCCGATCCGTCGCTCTACGTGAACGGCCAGATCATCCTCGCCGGCAACGCCCAGTTCAACCGCGGCTACGCCGCCACGCCGAACCTCTCCAATTCCCTCACCTGGACCTACGACCCGCAGAACAACCAAAACCAGCGCGCGCTGACCAACGGCACCTACACGCTCAGTTACAACACCTCCGACGCCCAGGCCTACGTCGACCCGCGCACGCTCTCCGCCCCCGCCGGCTGGAATTGGTCCACCGCCCAGAGCGCGCTCATCGACGCCTCCGCCACTCTCGCCGCCGCGACCGTGAACGGCACCGCCACCATCGCCGGCCAGACGCTCACCTTCACCAGCAACAGCTCCGGCGTGGTCGTCTTCAACATCGATGCCAGCAAGATCGTCAACGGCATCTACGACATCAACAACGACGGCTTCTACGACCAGAACAACGAGCGCCTCAGCAACATCCAGGCGAACCTCAACGCCGATCAGTATTTCGTCGTCAACGTCACCAACGCCACCAGCGCCGACGGCAGCAAAATCCTCTTCGACGGCGTGAACAATTTCAACAGCGGCACCAACAACGACCATCTGCTCTGGAACATCATCCCCGACGGCAACAGCGGCACCGCCGACATCCTCAACCTCGGCACGAACTTCTACGGCAGCATCCTCGCCCCGCTCGTCGATGTGCAGAGCAACAACCGTTACCTCAACGGCCAATTCGTCGGCAACAGCCTCACCCAAACCAGCGCCGAGATCCACTACGCCGGCGGCTACTCCGCGCCCGTGAGCTTCTCGCCTGTCCCCGAGCCGAGCGCCTACGCCGTCCTCATCGCCGTCCTCGGCGGAGTCGGTTTCGTCTGGCACCGCCGCCGCTCGCACCGCACCGACGCTTCGTGA
- the erpA gene encoding iron-sulfur cluster insertion protein ErpA: MITLTPRAAQQVRKMHADLGDAQKKLRVFIENGGCSGFQYGMSFDVAKDGDQEFVSEGVPVLMDPTSLVYLNGSSVDFDDGLQGKGFEIKNPNAQSTCGCGKSFN, encoded by the coding sequence ATGATCACGCTGACGCCGCGCGCCGCGCAACAAGTCCGGAAAATGCACGCCGACCTCGGCGATGCCCAGAAGAAGCTTCGCGTTTTCATCGAAAACGGCGGCTGCTCCGGTTTCCAATACGGCATGTCGTTCGACGTGGCGAAGGACGGAGATCAGGAATTCGTGAGTGAGGGCGTGCCGGTTCTGATGGATCCGACGAGCCTCGTTTATCTCAACGGCTCGAGCGTCGATTTCGACGACGGGCTGCAAGGCAAGGGATTTGAGATCAAGAATCCCAATGCGCAGAGCACGTGCGGTTGCGGGAAGTCCTTCAACTGA
- a CDS encoding ankyrin repeat domain-containing protein: protein MAQTDFFATAREGTFPLVPADQLTPENLTARNASGNTPLHLAAKYGSLDQLPLSVLTTATLTLKNDAGYTPLHLAARAGRLTQIPAALLTREFLLLRSNSGFTPLHLAASAGTLDQIPAGLLDLETVLLKTDHGNTLLHEAAEAGTLDRFPHQFITRDTLTAPNISGETVLHVAVFNGHLQQIPAEFLTAENLLTKTANHDTVLHAAAISGHLDQIPAALFTHDNLLLATKAGYTVIHAAAESGYLNQIPPHALSIDLLISRNDFGDTPLHAAAVEGHLNQIPREFFNRTTMLIRNYNGGTPIGAAIRHGHADQLPDDFRPKEPNAFQRFLYKIGLARPPHT, encoded by the coding sequence ATGGCCCAAACCGACTTCTTCGCCACCGCCCGCGAAGGCACGTTCCCCCTCGTGCCAGCCGATCAGTTGACGCCGGAAAATCTCACCGCGCGCAACGCCTCCGGCAACACGCCGCTGCATCTCGCCGCCAAATACGGCTCGCTCGATCAACTCCCGCTCAGCGTCCTGACTACTGCGACGCTCACGCTGAAAAACGACGCCGGCTACACGCCGCTCCACCTCGCCGCGCGCGCCGGCCGCCTCACCCAAATCCCCGCCGCGCTCCTCACTCGGGAATTCCTCCTGCTGCGCTCGAACAGCGGCTTCACTCCGCTCCACCTCGCGGCCTCCGCCGGCACGCTCGACCAGATTCCCGCCGGCCTGCTCGATCTCGAGACCGTGCTGCTGAAGACCGATCACGGCAACACACTCCTCCACGAAGCCGCCGAAGCCGGCACGCTCGACCGCTTCCCGCACCAGTTCATCACGCGCGACACCCTCACCGCGCCGAACATCTCCGGCGAGACCGTCCTCCACGTCGCCGTCTTCAACGGCCACCTCCAGCAAATTCCTGCCGAATTTCTCACCGCGGAAAACCTCCTCACCAAGACGGCCAACCACGACACCGTCCTGCACGCCGCCGCCATCTCCGGTCACCTCGACCAGATTCCTGCCGCGCTCTTCACGCACGACAATCTCCTCCTCGCCACCAAGGCCGGCTACACCGTCATCCACGCCGCCGCCGAATCCGGTTACCTGAACCAGATCCCGCCCCACGCGCTCAGCATCGACCTGCTCATCTCGCGCAACGATTTCGGCGACACCCCGCTGCACGCCGCCGCCGTCGAAGGCCACCTCAACCAGATCCCGCGCGAGTTTTTCAACCGCACCACGATGCTCATCCGCAACTACAACGGCGGCACGCCCATCGGCGCCGCCATCCGCCACGGCCACGCGGACCAGTTGCCCGACGATTTCCGTCCCAAGGAGCCCAACGCCTTCCAGCGTTTCCTCTACAAGATCGGCTTGGCGCGCCCGCCGCACACTTGA
- a CDS encoding serine/threonine protein kinase, with protein MSSLKHIFNELHYELTRKISEGGMGVVYEAVQRGAGQFRKVVAIKLIREEYSAIEEFQKNFIGEARLVADLIHTNIVQTYHLGQIGGQYFMTMEYVNGVNLEQFLERHAELKRPVPVDLAAFIISRVCRGLSYAHAKRGADGRLLGIVHRDVNPKNIMIAHEGDVKLTDFGIAKALDLMYNEEGKVIPGKDEYLSPEGASYAVTDARSDLFSLGIVLSELLLGKNLFRAANRIESRRNILQLSVPRFGTLRPEIDPRLDAILQRALHRERNQRYQNAAEMMTDLELYLYSDRYGPTNEKLSVYLRELYSPTASSHAPQLSSPPLPPPPIERLR; from the coding sequence GTGTCTTCCTTGAAGCACATCTTCAACGAGCTGCATTACGAGCTGACCCGCAAAATTTCCGAAGGCGGCATGGGCGTCGTCTACGAAGCCGTGCAGCGCGGTGCCGGCCAGTTCCGCAAGGTCGTCGCGATCAAACTCATTCGCGAGGAATACTCCGCCATCGAGGAATTCCAGAAGAACTTCATCGGCGAAGCCCGCCTCGTGGCCGACCTCATCCACACCAACATCGTCCAGACCTACCACCTCGGCCAGATCGGCGGGCAGTATTTCATGACGATGGAATACGTGAACGGCGTGAACCTCGAGCAGTTCCTCGAGCGTCACGCCGAGCTGAAGCGCCCCGTGCCGGTCGATCTCGCCGCGTTCATCATTTCCCGCGTCTGCCGCGGCCTCAGCTACGCCCACGCCAAACGCGGCGCCGACGGCCGCCTGCTCGGCATCGTCCACCGCGACGTGAACCCGAAGAACATCATGATCGCCCACGAAGGCGACGTGAAGCTCACGGACTTCGGCATAGCGAAGGCCCTCGACCTGATGTATAACGAGGAAGGCAAGGTCATCCCGGGCAAGGACGAGTATCTCTCCCCCGAAGGCGCCAGCTACGCCGTGACCGACGCGCGCTCCGACCTCTTCTCGCTCGGCATCGTTCTATCGGAACTACTGCTCGGCAAAAACCTCTTCCGCGCCGCCAACCGCATCGAGTCGCGCCGCAACATCCTCCAACTTTCCGTGCCGCGCTTCGGCACGCTGCGCCCCGAAATCGATCCGCGCCTCGACGCCATCCTCCAGCGAGCCCTCCACCGCGAGCGCAACCAGCGCTATCAAAACGCCGCCGAGATGATGACCGATCTCGAGCTCTACCTCTACAGCGACCGCTACGGCCCCACGAACGAGAAACTCTCGGTCTACCTGCGCGAACTTTACTCCCCGACCGCTTCGTCCCACGCCCCCCAGCTGTCCTCCCCGCCCCTACCCCCGCCCCCGATTGAGCGCCTTCGGTAA
- a CDS encoding alpha/beta hydrolase: protein MALHDYGRIGCWLIVAGLVLYVALTALAAGIVDGMLYYPDYASRKEPANVIRIPTPGGGSLAAVYLPNPAAKHTLWFFHGNAEDLGSLEPFLREMHARGYAVFAYDYPGYGVSTGKPNEKAIYAANAVAARYLQDKLKVPLSQVILVGRSLGGGPATDLATREPVAGLVLQSTFMSVYRVMTRVRLLPFDQFENLRKIGRVKCPVLVMHGTADEVIAFPHGEKLYAAATGRKSHLWIEGAQHNDFVAVAGERFWTALREFDASLP, encoded by the coding sequence ATGGCGCTGCACGACTATGGGAGAATTGGGTGCTGGCTCATCGTCGCGGGACTCGTGCTTTACGTCGCGCTCACGGCTCTCGCGGCCGGCATCGTCGACGGGATGCTCTATTATCCGGACTACGCCTCGCGCAAGGAACCGGCGAACGTGATTCGCATCCCGACGCCCGGCGGCGGCTCGCTCGCGGCGGTTTATCTGCCGAATCCCGCGGCGAAGCACACACTGTGGTTCTTTCACGGCAACGCGGAGGATCTCGGCTCGCTCGAACCGTTCCTGCGCGAGATGCACGCGCGCGGTTACGCGGTGTTCGCCTACGACTATCCCGGCTACGGTGTCAGCACCGGCAAGCCGAACGAGAAGGCAATCTACGCGGCGAACGCCGTCGCGGCGCGCTACCTGCAGGATAAACTGAAGGTGCCGCTCTCGCAGGTGATCCTCGTCGGACGCTCGCTCGGCGGCGGACCGGCGACCGATCTCGCCACGCGCGAGCCGGTCGCGGGGCTCGTGCTGCAGTCGACCTTCATGAGTGTCTATCGGGTGATGACGCGGGTGCGGCTGCTGCCGTTCGATCAGTTTGAGAACCTCCGCAAGATCGGGCGCGTGAAATGTCCCGTGCTCGTGATGCATGGCACGGCGGACGAGGTGATCGCGTTTCCGCACGGCGAGAAGCTCTACGCGGCCGCGACCGGTCGGAAGTCGCACCTCTGGATCGAGGGCGCGCAGCACAACGATTTCGTCGCCGTCGCCGGTGAGCGGTTTTGGACGGCGCTGCGAGAGTTCGATGCCTCGCTGCCGTGA
- a CDS encoding integration host factor subunit beta, whose product MSTNLTKREIVLEIYEKTGFPQKQIQDTVQMTLDIVMEALAAGRNVELRNFGVLEVQVRKARVGRNPNKPETEVVIPERAVVKFKSGKILKQKIKALNLEQLKANPPAPASADDGDDDEPTS is encoded by the coding sequence ATGTCGACCAACCTCACCAAACGCGAAATCGTCCTGGAGATCTACGAGAAGACTGGTTTCCCCCAGAAGCAGATCCAAGACACGGTCCAGATGACCCTCGACATCGTTATGGAAGCCCTTGCTGCCGGCCGAAATGTCGAGCTGCGCAACTTCGGCGTCCTCGAAGTCCAAGTGCGCAAAGCCCGCGTCGGGCGCAATCCGAACAAACCGGAAACGGAAGTCGTGATCCCCGAGCGCGCCGTCGTGAAGTTCAAGAGCGGCAAGATTTTGAAGCAAAAGATCAAGGCGCTCAACCTCGAGCAGCTCAAAGCCAACCCGCCTGCGCCGGCCTCGGCCGACGATGGCGACGATGACGAGCCGACGTCTTGA